ATCTCCTCGCGCTTTTTGCGGCCGAGCCTTGCCGTCGTCGATCCACGCACCATCGACAGCCTGCCGCCCGGCGCCATCGCCGCCACCGGCTTCGACGTGCTGACGCACGCCATCGAGAGCCACACCGCGCGCCCCTTCCGCTCCCGCCCGAAACCTGAATCGCCGACCGCCCGTCCGCCCTACCAGGGCGCCAACCCGTGGTCGGACATCGGCAGCCTGCAGGCGATCCGGCTGGGCGGGCAGTGGCTGGAACGGGCGGTCAACGACCCCGAATGCTTGGAAGCGCGCGACGCGCTGATGTTCGCGGCGACTCTGGCCGGTCTGGCCTTCGGCAATGCCGGGGTGCACATCCCGCACGCCATGTCCTATTCAGTGGCCGGGATGAACCACAGCTTCACCGCCACCGGCTACGAGACGGTGGATCCGATGGTTCCGCACGGCATCTCGGTGGTGCTGAACGCCCCCGCCGCCTTCCGCTTCACCGGCCCGGCCGCCCCCGAGGCCCATCTGCGCGCCGCCGAGGCGCTGGGGGCGGATGTGCGCGGCGCCTCGCCGGACGATGGCGGCGAGTTGTTGGCCACCCGGCTGATTTCGATGATGCGGGCGACGGGATTGCCGAACGGGCTGTCGGCGCTGGGCTATGGCGAGGCCGATATTCCGGGTCTGGTCAGGGGCGCGGCGGCTCAGCAACGCCTGCTGACCATCGCCCCGCGCCCGGTGTCGGAGGACGACCTGCGCGGGCTGTACGCGGATGCGATGCGTTACTGGTGAGGGGCGGGGTCCGCGCCGCTTTCGAGTTCGGCGAGGGTGGCGCGGGCGGCGGCGAGGTTGTTGGTTGCGACGGTGATGTAATAGGGGGTTCTTAGATTCCCGAACATCTTAAGAGCCGCTTCGTGAGAGGCGACGGCCTGTTTTGCATTGTCTATGTCGCAGGTCAGTTCTGCAAGCGCCTGCAAGGCACTGCCCAAGTTGGTCTGAGTCGATGCCCAATCAAGTGGAACGCGCTCGCTGGTTCGTTCGAGTAAAGCGTTTTCGTAGGCTCCGACAGCCTGCCGCAATCGAGCGCTATCTTTCTCGCGCTCCCCAATTATTGAGAGTGCATTGCCGAGATTGTTCTGTGTCATTGCCCATTCGAGCGGAATACGCTCCCGAGTATATTCAAGTAAGGCGCTTTTGTAGGCATCCATAGCCTGCTGCAGCAGGATGCTATCGTTGATGTGTTCCCCGAGCGTATGCAGGGCAACTCCGAAATTGTTCTGCGTGCTGGCCCATAGGAGCGGGGTGCGATCACGGGTGAGTTCGAGCAATGCGTTTTTGTAGG
The Azospirillum sp. TSA2s DNA segment above includes these coding regions:
- a CDS encoding hydroxyacid-oxoacid transhydrogenase, producing the protein MASDTHGNAYPILPDGEEGFTVEAARMKFGPGMLAELGGDAVSLGMTRVALFTDPRVAATAPFAMALDSLKRAGMDPVVYDRCRVEPTSASFLDAADFARDGGFDGYVSIGGGSVIDTAKAANLYATYPADFLAYVNKPLGEGIPVPGPVKPHIACPTTCGTGSETTGVAIFDHVEKQVKTGISSRFLRPSLAVVDPRTIDSLPPGAIAATGFDVLTHAIESHTARPFRSRPKPESPTARPPYQGANPWSDIGSLQAIRLGGQWLERAVNDPECLEARDALMFAATLAGLAFGNAGVHIPHAMSYSVAGMNHSFTATGYETVDPMVPHGISVVLNAPAAFRFTGPAAPEAHLRAAEALGADVRGASPDDGGELLATRLISMMRATGLPNGLSALGYGEADIPGLVRGAAAQQRLLTIAPRPVSEDDLRGLYADAMRYW